The genome window GACGATACGCCATAATATGTTACATACGGATATCAAATTGCCATATGCCTTCAAAATGGACACTCTGGAGAGAATCAATGAGATGCTCAAGAGATTGAAGGAAACTTCAAGGACAACGCTCAAGTGAGTTAATCTATAGCTTTTAGCCACGAATccatataattttgttttttttttttagagaatTCGTGGAGGTGGAAATGAGAAATTTAATAATGGAAAAGCCACTGGACACACATCCATTCATATTGCACTACATCACTAGTTCTGCTTTGGTGGAGGAGATACCCCTGCAGAGAGCCACCAAACTATGCACAGATCGTCCCATTTTGGTTGTTAGCATGTGTGATGGCTACGTCAAGGCGAGATGCTGTGTACCTCAGGTGAGGAACGAAGAATTGCCTCTTGAATCTTGAATATTGtaaaatcgtttttttttttttggcctttcAGTCTTGCCTTACAAAGGATTTCAATGCTACCACCTGGTTAAGTTCATTTGCTGTCACTTTTAAGGGTCAGGTGGCTGCTCCGAAGGGCCAAAATTCTCAGTTGGTCTGCAATATGAAATCGCGCAAAGTTTCTAATCTCTTTGAAGAGCAATTGGAGCAGGCTCTAACGCAGGCCAATAAATTTGCCAAGCTTTATTTGTGATTGAAGCAATCGAGTTGAGTTCGGgtttgaataaaaaaaaaacaaacgcttTAATATTAGTCACTAATAACCACAATGTCATCCTCTTCATCttcctcctgctcctgctcctcctcatcctcctcttgctgctgctgctgatgaccCAAGCTTGTTTCCATCAGCTGTTCAAAAAGATCCGCCTGCTCCAGGCTCTGATTAAAAAAGTAACTCACATTTGCTTCGGATTCCACTGATGATGGCATTCTATCGCTTATTCTGTGTTGCATTTTAAAACGTCCAACAGGTGTCTTGGCCAGTAAATGAGGAACTCTCTTTAGGTCACCCTTGACCAACAGATCGTAGCTATCATCTAGGTCCAGGCGCTTACTTTCGGGTTCAGTTCCCAAGCTAATATCTCGCTTTTGCGTTGCTTTTATCTCATTCCTAAGACTTAGCTGTCCAAGATGTAAACTCagttcatcatcatcatcatctacaTCTTCAGACTCAGTCCTCAAGTTGTCGTTCGATTTACTTTCTTGCACTTCGTTCTTCAAACTTAATTGTGCAAGTCGCAGGCTCAGATCATTATTCAAGGGCTCATAGTGCAATAAATGTCCTTGATGCTGGGTAAGAACAGGCCTATGATTGGATACAATGCCATTGATAATATCAGACATATCGAATTCCTCATCGTCGCTATTCAAATCAGCGTCCAAAAATTTAGTCAATGGTGTGGAACATTGTCCAACTCCCAATGAAGCAGAATTGGTCTTCACTGGGGTGTTCTCTTTGtctttttgcaaaaattgctCCATGGACGGTTGCTGTAGGTTCTTTTTTCGACTCGAAACCTTTTTGGGTTTATCATCTCCTGGTATCGCCTTCTTTCTGGTTGATTTTTTCGCAGGTTTTTCCTTGGATTTTAAAAATGTGGCTACCAATTCGGGATACGTTGTTTCTAGCAATTCCAATGGTTCCACAGTCTGATATAATTCTTCTAAACCTTTTGGATGTTCCATCTCGAATTCCCTAAGTTGATCGTCAGGTATTAGGCCCTTAAAGCTCCCTTTGGAGTCTCTCCATTTTAACTCCAAGCTGGCTATACCCTTGACTGTACGTTTCTTAAGGATTTCCACAGGTTCTAATACGCTAACACTACCCTGACGTCCTTGTGAAACCTGCCACCTGGTAAGTATGGGAAAGAACTTCTGAAAACAATATATCTCCTGCCATTGTAATAGATGACCAATTTGTTTGATGAATTTAACCAAATTGGGTTGCTGCCAATTTAGTTTGAGTTGTGGTAAGCTGTCCGGTTCAGTTAGGAATTCAGCAATAACTTCTTCATTAGGAAAATCCGCAGAGAGCAAAGCTTTCTTCCTTAGAGTTAACTCGGCCTTGATCGATAAACGTTGTTCTCTAGAAGAATGATTAAAGAATTTCGATAATGATTGgattttctatatacatatctagGGGTAGTGACGCACTTCCATAAACTTTCATCGCATCCTCGATTGGTGCGACATACACTGCAACCGCTTTTTGTATGAGATTGAGTTCTTCCCAGGTGACCACAATTGCTACAAATTGACTTATCATCCACACGTATCTCCAGGGCATTATACGTACTTGTCTCGTTGCGCCAATTTCTTAATCTAAAAGAGAATTAAAGTTACattctctatatatgtacatatatacattatattTTTCGTCCTTTTACCTCTGCAGAATTTCGGCATCTTTGTACTTGTTAAACAGTTTGAGAACACCATCTTTACCTATGCCACCGATGCCATCGGGACAATAATCACAACCACAAAGCAAAGCCATCACAATAATCTTATTTTGGCCAAAGTCAATGCGAGAGCAAATATCTCTCATATCATAGATATCCACAGCTCCTCCAGCAGCCGCTTGGGCACCTTGTGTCGAGACGGAGAAGTTGCGATAGACACGAACTGCCCCATAGGCAAAGCAATCCGAGTCCTGGCTAATGACGCCATCTACCAACTAGTCTGACATTCAGTTAATAAACCTAAATCAGAAAAACACAATTTCTAACTTACCCCATGCTTGTTCAAAAAGGCGCAATAGGCCTCGGCCTCGCCTGGTCCCTGGACACATTGTATGCCCATGGATATTAACAGATTCTCGCATTGCTTCAGCACATGATTGAAACGAGTGCGACCTTTTTCTTTAGTCTTATCAGTGTTCTCCTTATTAGACGAGCCGCTGTCCTTTGGTTTTACTCCACGAAACTGCAGCTCATTTCTTTTGGCTATTACTTGGCTTTTAAGCTTAGGTGCAACTCCCTCCAACACAAAGACTGGCGTGACTTGTTCCCATATCAGATAGCAAGtacgaaaaaaaagatttctatAGAAATGCATATTATGAGATATGAAAATGACTTTTACACCAAAACTCACTTCAAATGATGCCGcggatgtataaagaaatccACAACGTTAAGACTCTCGCAGACCCAGCCGGCTAAATCAATTGCAACTTTCTTGCCACGTAACTCGTTTATGGGCTTACGCTCGGCATGTGGCGTTAGGACAGACCACAGTTCCTTAACACCcatttaaacaatattttgtCAATTTCAATATTCAAGCGggtaatttttaaaaattatgagTTAACAAAAGACAAAGAAAACAGCTGTTTCCTTCAAAAACCAGTGATGCGAACTTTAGCTATGATTTAAAATACATAGACAAGCGGGCAAAAAACGAGCCaagataaataaaatttatttctaaAATTTATATCCGTGTAAAGTtggaataaaataaatgaacattttcattttttacaatttgaacTCATTATTTTATTCTTTAAGATGGCAaacataaaataattatttcaagcAATTTAAAGGGGGAACAATTCTAGCTTTTGGGTTATTGCCATTCACAGTGAGACGTTAGCGCCATACACCTGTGCAGCTGTTGCACACTTTATTTTGGTTAAAacgaagaaagaaaaagaagagaaataCTTCTAAGAACAAAACGTTGCCAATGACGTGTGAAAAATACTATAAATATCAATGAAAAGTAACGCAAAACTACGAAATTTGGAATCAACGTAGGTAAGTCTTGAACCTACGCCACTTGGATTCCGTTTGAACTTTGACACTTTCTAAAAAACTTTCACTTTCCCTCCGAACGCAGTTaaaaaaagaccaaaaaagGGCAAGTGAACATCGAGATACAAATACAACGTTCCAACAACAAATaggaacaaaaaaatcatGGCCACCAAAAGGCGACCCCTTCGACCCAACTTGGGCGGAGGAAGCGGCCCAGCGCCAAATACTTCTGGGACAAATATGAATTTCCGTCCCGGTGGACCAGATATCAGTCGATCTGAAGCGCGTGGCACTAGACCAACAGCAGCCCCAACCAGCGTTCGAGAGATTCTTGTCATGGGCATCATACATTTATGCaagaaaatcattttcttCAATACAGATCTAAAAGTGGCCCTTTACCTGGGTAGTCTGTTTGTCATCTCCGTTATTGGTGACTTTGTGCCATTTCCCAAGACGTACTTTGCCCGTTCggataatttatttaatttatatttcgtGAAAGTCGGTTGGGGCTGGACTTTGCTATTTGTCGTGCCGTTCCTAGTTCTCTCGGCCTATACAATAACCTGTGGTGATCATAAACGAATGTTAAGACATCATTTTCCACGCATTGTAATAGCAACATTCTTCTGGTTCTTCTGGACGAAGCTGTTCAATGTTGTGGAAACCTCCTATGGCAGATGCACCATTAGGGGTAAGTTTTTAAAGTCTGTCAAGGTGTTTGATGATTATTGATTGATTTCTTTGATTCTTGACAGGTTTTGCCTCAAAATCAAGTTGTCTTAAAGCTGGGCATCTATGGCAAGGTTTCGATATTTCTGGCCATGCTTTTATACTCATACACTCTAGTCTGGTGCTCATCGAAGAGGCTCGCCCCATTGTTAAATGGGAAACGATTAAGGAACATATACGCAATGAGCTACACAATCGCTCCATATCCGAGAATACCGGCTCGAATCCATTGCGAGGACTGAACGAAGAACAAATGCGTAGCCTACAATTTCTCTACAAGAGATTGACACCTATAATACGGACTCTTTTCATTGGAATGGCTGCCTTGCAGTTGCTCTGGGACATTATGCTGGTTGGAACGATGCTATATTATCATCGCATGATTGAGAAGGTCATAAGTGGTATTATAGCCATACTGACCTGGTATTTCACCTATCGATTTTGGTATCCAACACCTGGTCTATTGCCCGATGCTCCTGGATTTGGTAGCTTTAGCTATCAACGGGCAACCAGAGATAGTTTTCCCCTTAAAAGGCATTCGCATTTAGGAGCAAACAGCTCAGCCAATACACCAGGTGCTGGTGGAGCAAGTTCATCGCGTGCACATACAAATGGTTCGAGTAGTAGAGAGCAGCAAATACCCAAATTTATGGGTATGCCGCTTTTTACCAATGTTAAGGCAGCTTCAGCGGCAGCATCAGTACAACAAGCGGAACAGCAACGAAGGGATCAACAGGCGTCCGTCACAGAAAGCTAGGAGACtcgctcctcctcctccaagCGATTAACAAGCATAGCaggaattgaaatttttataccaaAATTTATGTTGAatttttcatacatatttattcGACAGTTTTTGTTGAAGATGTTGTAGATGTAGATGAGAGGCTCTCTtcccataaaaattaattttaatttttcttttgaataGGTTGACTTGGTGCATCATGGGTGATGGGTGATGAGTGTTGCCATGTCATCTCGGTAGTCTTAAGGCGTTTTGTGTTGTTTATATGTGACCAACTTTAATAACGAattgataataaaaaaaaaaaaaaattggatttGTTAACTAAAAAGTAAATGGCAAATGTCTAGCATGGGTTCCAAGCAGCcccaaatagaaaacaaaccaagaactacatatgtatgtatagatatatatatatatatatataatataaaaggaAAGGGATCAGTTATTATCTTTGGATATTTGCCAGACATTTACCCCAAAAGTTGGTAGCTGCTGCCCACCCTgctgtatgtacatatctgtGATTATTTATGAGCAAAGGCTGCAAACATGGCCATACCCAAGAAGCCAGCTCCTGCtcctattttataatttccCGGCGTTTTGGACCACATCTCCTTTAATATCTCGAAATTGCTTGGCTGTAGCTTGTGGTACGATTGACGCTGCTTGAAACGCAGAAAATAGTTCTCCACTTGCGGCAATTTGCCATAGGACCAATAATAATTCTCGAATCCCAACTGATATAGACGGTGCAGTAGCAAACCCAAACTGACATCGGCCAATGTAAGTTGATCCCCAATTAGCCAATCAGTGCGCGGGGATTTTCTTGATAATTCCTGCTCCACATACAAAAGGACATGACGAACAGCATCCAAGACACGTTGGAAATCATCACGGGATGAGACTAAATCTTTGCGACGCAATTGTATATCCAATTTATGCTCCAAAGCACTCTTATTATGGGGCTCCAACTCCTCCAAAGAACGACGTAGCAAATCCAGAACTTTATCATTGTTTTCTATTGggataaattcaaaattaactCCAAGAACAAGTTGAAAATTTATGCATCACTCACTCAGGCAGGATTGCCGCACGGGTCCTATAAATGGTGCCTTGGGCACCAATTTGAGATCATCGTGCACAAATGATCCCAAACTCAATGCTCCGATGGGCAAACGTCCCAGAGCCTGTTCATAGACCATTACATCATCGAATTCTTTTGAATCCTGCGAGGGCTTCAATTTCGGATGCTCTTCTGTAAGTTacaaagaatatataaaaagtctttattgttgttttctcTGAAGCGGGGGAAGactctgttgttgttttaccGCCACGAAATTTGCTCTCCACATAGTTGATTATATGATGAGAATTGGGTATAACAAAGGCACCATCCTGCAATACAGGCACATCGCCTTTGGGATTTAGATTCAAAAACCACGAGGAATACTGTTCGCCATTGCATAAGTCCACCACATAGGGAGTAAAGTCAATGTTCTTCTCATAGAGCACCAGGAGAACCTAAACAGAGTTAGAATCCAATAAAAGTTGATGAAAATATAATAGAAAAGAATCATTTTCTCTAATCTATCTCTATTATTAAGTCAAGTGTATACAAATGTCCTAGTTATTACAGTTTTCATTGCATATTTCTTAGATATGATTTGATTATAAGTTAATTCCACATTTTAGCTGACAAATATATTATCTTATTTGTCAGCTAAAATCCTTGAGTTAGACTTTACATTTTTTGAGAGATATTTATTTAGCTTTAAACGCAATCTCTTTGATCAATTTCTATGCAAATTCATTTGAGTTGTTATTTGTCCACTTAGCACCTGAGACTGAGACAggtaaacaataaataaatcaattcgATGCGGTCATAAAACTATATCGGGAAAACTTAAAAATCtatttaaaagaaacaaaataccatcaaatacaaaattatagaagttaatttcatatttaatATGCTACCCCAAACCCCTTCAACTTGGTTCGGCTCCATTGCGTCCATGTAATGGATTTGGCCCTGTCATTACAACTGATGATCATCaagatgataatgatgatgattaattcgctttggttttgtaatttttgttacTTATATCGAAAATCACATGATTTATGAACTAACTTTTTGCGAATAGAAGTTATATGGATGGAAATAGAGCACGAGTTTATTATCCGTAAAAACAGGAGCCTTGAAATCCTGCAAAACAGGCGAAGCAGGAGCAATTTCTTTCTCTTGTTCGGACATTTTGTATTAATTcttttgaataaaatattaaGTTAAATGTAACAATTAAAAATCGTCTTCGTTtagttgtttgttttagttttagttgtggtttttttttttcttttttttatcacATGCCGCGTTAACCGCGTGCTGGAGGAGAGGAGGTACAACGCGAACCGGAGACCGAGACGAAGGTGGAGACGGTACGACCCAGACCAACGAATTGCCACTGGCCGACTGTAGCTGAGggtacaaaacaaaaagtgtgGGATCAGAGCATATTGTGGCTATGTATATAGGTTGGTGAGTAAGGGAAGGGAAGCCGCTCTGACAGCTTTAATAATTTGCACTTTCAATCGAGAGACGAGCAATATGTACAGTGAGCATTAACCAAAAAGACTTTAAGTGAATGTCTATAAAATacattcaattaaaaatttaggAGTACTTTTCCCCTAAGCAGTTCGAAAATTCTTTTCGAattatataaagaaatccTGTGGATAAAAAATAACGCTTGAAGCATATAATGATATTTTGGAACAGAAGGGAcaattttgttgtaaatttgttgaaaacaATGAGTACTTTTACAGTctattgcatattttatgGGGCAAAGCTCCCCCCACTACCTGCTGAAAACTatctaaataaaattgaaaaggTATCCGCATTTCTTACACAAAATATGACTCTTTTTGTTACCCAATCTTTTCGCTATcatgtatatattataattttatcGACGAGATTTGTAATTTTTAGGGACTTATCACTGTATATTTGACGTATTTTGGGTGTACGTCTAAAGCAAATCTGTTGCCACTTGATTATATTTGTTTGTCATACTTTATTATTTATCTTTATTTGCTAAAATATTACGAAACAGAATGTTTATTTGTAGATTTTCATTTCAGCAGCGACAAAACGAACATTATTACTTATCTTGCCGATGTCGCCAGCCAGGCAGACAGTTTTCAGTCGATTCggcaattcaattaaatataagATAATCTGAATAATTTGACTATACAAAtcgaataaaataaatatatatatatacataagtaattGACTTGAACTTATTATTCACAAAAAAAGcgcaagtgaaaaaaaaatatttaaaatttacgcGCCCAACTTTGTGCCCATTTCGGGGTGAATGGCAAGCAAGCAAATGATGGCAGATAATAGAAACAACAAAACTTTATGAGTGTAAAAATCAATTATAAAACATTTACTTAGGGTCAATTCAGGTCAGAGTTAGGctcaaaaatgtttaatttaagtaAACAATTGGGAGTCAAGTTACCTTTGACTATTCCCACGTCGATTATGGCGGTGAATGGAAACGGAGTCGGAGTCCAAAGTTCCATAAAGAGAAATctcaccaacaacaataacaacgacAGCAAGAACCAGCGATTAGCTATCAAACATTATCAAAATCTTTGCCATAAACGTTTGTCGTCCTCCTCAAGTGGAAGCAGTCCGAATTCTGAACCCAATCAAATGAAGCGTTTGGCAGGAAAAGTTGCTGTGGTCACCGCCTCCACCGATGGGTAAACCAGATCCATTCACATTGTTTTTCAAATGGAATATTAATGTGTTTTCGTTTTCAGAATTGGGTTTGCCATAGCAAAACGTCTAGCGGAGGACGGAGCAGCCGTGGTTATTAGCAGCCGTAAGCAAAAAAATGTGGATAATGCCTTAGCCGAGCTAAGGAAACTTAATCTTAATGTTCATGGCCTGAAATGTCATGTTAGTGACGCTCAGGATCGGAAGGAGTTGTTTGAACAAACCATTAGTAAATATGGCAAATTGAATATATTGATTAGCAATGCCGCCACCAATCCGGCAGTGGGTGGCGTCCTCGAATGTGATGAACAAGTGTGGGATAAGATATTCGATGTTAATGTAAAGAGCTCCTATATGTTGGCAAAAGAGGCATTGCCCTATCTGAGGCAGCAGAAGGCATCCAGCATTGTCTTTGTCTCATCCATAGCAGGCTACGATGCATTTGAGGTTAGTTTAGTTCAAAGGTCGTCGATCAACTTCACTATGATGATTTTTCTCTTTCAGCTCTTGGGCGCCTATTCGGTAAGCAAAACTGCTTTAATTGGCCTTACCAAGGCTGCCGCCAAGGATTTGGCCCCCGAAGGTATTCGTGTCAATTGTCTAGCGCCCGGCGTAATTAAGACAAAATTCTCGAGAGCCTTGTATGAGGATGAGTCGGCCAATGAGGCAGCTTTGTCCAAAATTCCCATGGGTCGTTTGGGCACTAGCGAGGAAATGGCTGGAGTAGTCTCTTTTCTAGTCTCCGAAGATGCTGGCTACATCACTGGAGAGTCTATAGTGGCTGGTGGCGGTATGACGGCACGTCTATAAGGCAATTCATTTAGgatgtgttttttgttttgttttgcatacatttACAATTTGCTTATGAGCTAgtgaatataaatttataacaatGATTGATTTTGTTTCAATATAAATAGATTTAGATAAGGCAACTGCAACTGGCTGTTGATTTATGAGGAACGCAGCTTTGCCAATTGGTCAGCTATATCCTTCTCTGTGCGTTTGCCCGCTGTCTCGAAGTCCGATGAAGTACCTGTTGCCGGTATATTGGACATTTTTCCGGAAATTTCAATGCCGATCTCGTCAAGCACTTGATTGACCACAGCATTCGATTCTTCCTCATCGCCCGACTCGTTAAGCATATCATCTAGCGTATCATTAATCATTTCATCCGTCATCTCCATTTTCATATTTGCAGCCTGAAAATCTCGCACTGTTCCGGCTATTTGCTCTGGACGCATCACCTTATTCATGGTGGCCATTGTCTTCGCTGTGCTTCCCATTGCTTCGCCTAGTGCAATATTGGCTcccatatttttattttgatagcCAATGGATTGAATTTTTCCAGCTGCGGCATAACTTCGGGACTTTTGTTTGCGAATCTCCACAAGTTGTTTGGCCAGTATCCGACAGGCATCATTGTTCCCAGCAGCAGCATTCCTCCTAATCTCTGCCTCTAGTTTTTTCTCCTCTTGCTCCAACTTCAAACGTTCACGTTCAATGTCACGGGTAGCTTTCCTTAAGCTCCGATCGTTTTCCCGTTGCTGCTCCTTTACGGTGGGTTTCTTGCCAAATATATTGTTGAAcattttacttcttttttaattttttctggGATGGGGAGCTAAttgtgtttaaaaaaaaaagagcctagaactgattacaaatATCTATGGGTTTTTCTTCTACTGTTTTGGATGAATCACCCACCAAAGCGGGCAGAGGCTGAGGTAAACATCATAAAAACAGCTGTTGTTTACCGTTTTGAATGCAGACTGTCGGTTATCGGAACAACATGTCGACATATTATCGACAATAGGACCAAAGTGCCAACTTGTTATCGGTTATCGGCGCAAAACGTTAAAGTTTGAAACGTTTTGCAAGTATTGAGCAAAACAAATTATCTTAGCCGGCAAAACCAATTTTTCTATGCCTGAAATGCATTTAGGTTTAAGAAATTTTGCCCGCCCCTTGGGCGCAATCAAGTACgactaaaatttaataaaatcaagGAGAACATTTATATATTGCAAATAGGAAAATGTTGATTAAATCATGAGCAAACGCGACAcacgaaataaaaaataaaataaaattaaaaaaaaaaaaggataaggGGTGTTTACACCTAAGACTATtctaaaatatacatatacagtttttttatatttaattacgACTTTatacacaaacatacaaaatacatTAGTTAGGATCTAAACGATTTCTGCCCTATTTACACAACAAACACTTTTAAATATCACATCCTTCAACAATCCTGTTTAAAGACGTGAAACCGATTTGAAGTCCTATTTACACAAAAGTaatctatttattttttttgttgtggtcAAAAGTTCAACATTTTTTACGATATTGAACGAATTGTTTACTATATTTCGCCAACCTGAATGAGATTTAAACAAATCCTAAACAACATATTTTATAAGATGTGACGTAGCGTTATAAGAAACATAccaaaaaagaataaaaacaaaaatttcgaTAGGATATTTAACAATTGCTTCAAAGATTCAAATCACTTgtgtttttaataatatttgtatGCAAACTAGATAGGagattaaacaaaaaagaaacataatgTTCCAGTTTAGATAGAAAGCTTTAACAATTACAAATGGAAACTTTAGGGaagcaattaattaaaataattcttAAATAGAATTAAGAACCATGTCGATAAATGCACTTTGTGCCACATTTTTAGAGTAATTAAAATCGGAATTTTAAGGAAAATGTCAgcgaaaattgaaaatcaatgTCAAGTGCGGGCTGAAGAATTTTAAACAGAATGTTGAGATGTGAAAATGTTTGTTTAGTGTAAACAGGACATTAGGAGGACCTAAATCTGAGAGAGCCAGGCAAGTGAAATTTCAATTGCCTGAATAACTAACTAGCCCTAATTAACGAGggcttatatatatatatacgcttattctctctccctttctctctatctAACTCACTGTCACCTACACTTACATTTGTTTTACGCTTCGtcaataaattataaaaaaatatatatagatcaTTTGTTGTTGAGGGAGTTTGGGTTATAGACTGATTTAGAGCTCAACTCTGGGACGAAATTGTAGACGTAACGGCGGATCTCTGAAACGCC of Drosophila willistoni isolate 14030-0811.24 chromosome XR unlocalized genomic scaffold, UCI_dwil_1.1 Seg8, whole genome shotgun sequence contains these proteins:
- the LOC6645783 gene encoding flap endonuclease GEN, with the protein product MGVKELWSVLTPHAERKPINELRGKKVAIDLAGWVCESLNVVDFFIHPRHHLKNLFFRTCYLIWEQVTPVFVLEGVAPKLKSQVIAKRNELQFRGVKPKDSGSSNKENTDKTKEKGRTRFNHVLKQCENLLISMGIQCVQGPGEAEAYCAFLNKHGLVDGVISQDSDCFAYGAVRVYRNFSVSTQGAQAAAGGAVDIYDMRDICSRIDFGQNKIIVMALLCGCDYCPDGIGGIGKDGVLKLFNKYKDAEILQRLRNWRNETSTYNALEIRVDDKSICSNCGHLGRTQSHTKSGCSVCRTNRGCDESLWKEQRLSIKAELTLRKKALLSADFPNEEVIAEFLTEPDSLPQLKLNWQQPNLVKFIKQIGHLLQWQEIYCFQKFFPILTRWQVSQGRQGSVSVLEPVEILKKRTVKGIASLELKWRDSKGSFKGLIPDDQLREFEMEHPKGLEELYQTVEPLELLETTYPELVATFLKSKEKPAKKSTRKKAIPGDDKPKKVSSRKKNLQQPSMEQFLQKDKENTPVKTNSASLGVGQCSTPLTKFLDADLNSDDEEFDMSDIINGIVSNHRPVLTQHQGHLLHYEPLNNDLSLRLAQLSLKNEVQESKSNDNLRTESEDVDDDDDELSLHLGQLSLRNEIKATQKRDISLGTEPESKRLDLDDSYDLLVKGDLKRVPHLLAKTPVGRFKMQHRISDRMPSSVESEANVSYFFNQSLEQADLFEQLMETSLGHQQQQQEEDEEEQEQEEDEEDDIVVISD
- the LOC6645715 gene encoding acyl-coenzyme A diphosphatase FITM2 encodes the protein MATKRRPLRPNLGGGSGPAPNTSGTNMNFRPGGPDISRSEARGTRPTAAPTSVREILVMGIIHLCKKIIFFNTDLKVALYLGSLFVISVIGDFVPFPKTYFARSDNLFNLYFVKVGWGWTLLFVVPFLVLSAYTITCGDHKRMLRHHFPRIVIATFFWFFWTKLFNVVETSYGRCTIRGFASKSSCLKAGHLWQGFDISGHAFILIHSSLVLIEEARPIVKWETIKEHIRNELHNRSISENTGSNPLRGLNEEQMRSLQFLYKRLTPIIRTLFIGMAALQLLWDIMLVGTMLYYHRMIEKVISGIIAILTWYFTYRFWYPTPGLLPDAPGFGSFSYQRATRDSFPLKRHSHLGANSSANTPGAGGASSSRAHTNGSSSREQQIPKFMGMPLFTNVKAASAAASVQQAEQQRRDQQASVTES
- the LOC6645716 gene encoding ganglioside-induced differentiation-associated protein 1 isoform X2, whose protein sequence is MSEQEKEIAPASPVLQDFKAPVFTDNKLVLYFHPYNFYSQKVLLVLYEKNIDFTPYVVDLCNGEQYSSWFLNLNPKGDVPVLQDGAFVIPNSHHIINYVESKFRGEEHPKLKPSQDSKEFDDVMVYEQALGRLPIGALSLGSFVHDDLKLVPKAPFIGPVRQSCLKNNDKVLDLLRRSLEELEPHNKSALEHKLDIQLRRKDLVSSRDDFQRVLDAVRHVLLYVEQELSRKSPRTDWLIGDQLTLADVSLGLLLHRLYQLGFENYYWSYGKLPQVENYFLRFKQRQSYHKLQPSNFEILKEMWSKTPGNYKIGAGAGFLVGHI
- the LOC6645716 gene encoding ganglioside-induced differentiation-associated protein 1 isoform X1, which translates into the protein MSEQEKEIAPASPVLQDFKAPVFTDNKLVLYFHPYNFYSQKVLLVLYEKNIDFTPYVVDLCNGEQYSSWFLNLNPKGDVPVLQDGAFVIPNSHHIINYVESKFRGEEHPKLKPSQDSKEFDDVMVYEQALGRLPIGALSLGSFVHDDLKLVPKAPFIGPVRQSCLKNNDKVLDLLRRSLEELEPHNKSALEHKLDIQLRRKDLVSSRDDFQRVLDAVRHVLLYVEQELSRKSPRTDWLIGDQLTLADVSLGLLLHRLYQLGFENYYWSYGKLPQVENYFLRFKQRQSYHKLQPSNFEILKEMWSKTPGNYKIGAGAGFLGMAMFAAFAHK
- the LOC6645717 gene encoding dehydrogenase/reductase SDR family member 4, with the protein product MFNLSKQLGVKLPLTIPTSIMAVNGNGVGVQSSIKRNLTNNNNNDSKNQRLAIKHYQNLCHKRLSSSSSGSSPNSEPNQMKRLAGKVAVVTASTDGIGFAIAKRLAEDGAAVVISSRKQKNVDNALAELRKLNLNVHGLKCHVSDAQDRKELFEQTISKYGKLNILISNAATNPAVGGVLECDEQVWDKIFDVNVKSSYMLAKEALPYLRQQKASSIVFVSSIAGYDAFELLGAYSVSKTALIGLTKAAAKDLAPEGIRVNCLAPGVIKTKFSRALYEDESANEAALSKIPMGRLGTSEEMAGVVSFLVSEDAGYITGESIVAGGGMTARL
- the LOC6645718 gene encoding charged multivesicular body protein 2b; its protein translation is MFNNIFGKKPTVKEQQRENDRSLRKATRDIERERLKLEQEEKKLEAEIRRNAAAGNNDACRILAKQLVEIRKQKSRSYAAAGKIQSIGYQNKNMGANIALGEAMGSTAKTMATMNKVMRPEQIAGTVRDFQAANMKMEMTDEMINDTLDDMLNESGDEEESNAVVNQVLDEIGIEISGKMSNIPATGTSSDFETAGKRTEKDIADQLAKLRSS